A region from the Salidesulfovibrio onnuriiensis genome encodes:
- a CDS encoding glucose-6-phosphate isomerase codes for MADILDWSGSKLEKLDMATFETRAGEMADRLRREVADGKLPFLSMPYLDNLLTQLEELKGFLKQFDHMLLLGIGGSALGARALQQAFFPRQDQPCHDGPWLWIADNVDAYALESYMAKLPPEKTVVVTVSKSGGTIETVGQYFIMKEWMQRKLGDSWSKHMLLVTDEKQGFLREEVNRYGITSLPVPDNLGGRYSVLSAVGLIPAVFLGIDVPMLVKGAREMADALANPALDGDKLSRLPSFHLAAWGNALMKAGFDELIFFAYIPLWASWGDWFAQLWAESIGKEGKGSQPIPAIGVTDQHSVNQMFLDGKRNKACLFLTCPKLPAGPKFPTDLPDKFDYVRGKDFGELIQAEGLGTRMALQKNGVPLVEIRLEYDDARQAGKMIVLLGAATILTGWLMDINPLDQPAVELGKRLAKARLGADGLTEETADLNAFLTSQRDEREF; via the coding sequence ATGGCGGATATACTTGATTGGAGCGGATCGAAACTGGAAAAGCTGGACATGGCCACCTTCGAGACCCGGGCGGGTGAAATGGCCGACCGGCTGCGCAGGGAAGTGGCCGACGGCAAGCTGCCGTTTCTGAGCATGCCCTACCTGGACAACCTCCTCACCCAGCTCGAGGAGCTGAAGGGATTCCTGAAGCAGTTCGACCACATGCTCCTGTTGGGCATCGGCGGCTCGGCCCTGGGCGCCCGCGCCCTGCAGCAGGCGTTTTTCCCGCGCCAGGATCAGCCCTGCCACGACGGACCGTGGCTGTGGATCGCGGACAACGTGGACGCCTACGCCCTGGAATCCTACATGGCCAAGCTGCCGCCCGAAAAGACCGTGGTGGTCACGGTCTCCAAGTCCGGCGGCACCATCGAGACCGTGGGGCAATATTTCATCATGAAGGAATGGATGCAGCGCAAGCTGGGCGACTCCTGGTCCAAGCACATGCTGCTGGTCACGGACGAGAAGCAGGGCTTCCTGCGCGAGGAAGTGAACCGCTACGGCATCACGTCCCTGCCCGTGCCCGACAACCTCGGCGGCCGCTATTCCGTGCTTTCCGCCGTGGGGCTCATTCCGGCCGTGTTCCTGGGCATCGACGTGCCTATGCTGGTCAAGGGCGCCCGGGAAATGGCCGACGCCCTGGCCAACCCGGCGCTGGACGGCGACAAGCTCTCCAGGCTGCCGTCCTTCCATCTGGCCGCCTGGGGCAATGCGCTCATGAAGGCCGGATTTGATGAGTTGATCTTTTTCGCCTACATTCCCCTCTGGGCGAGCTGGGGCGACTGGTTTGCCCAGCTCTGGGCCGAAAGCATCGGCAAGGAGGGCAAGGGAAGCCAGCCCATCCCGGCCATCGGGGTCACGGACCAGCATTCCGTGAACCAGATGTTCCTGGACGGCAAGCGCAACAAGGCCTGCCTGTTCCTGACCTGCCCCAAGCTGCCGGCCGGCCCCAAGTTTCCCACGGACCTGCCCGACAAGTTCGACTATGTGCGCGGCAAGGATTTCGGGGAGCTGATCCAGGCCGAAGGGCTCGGCACCCGCATGGCCCTGCAGAAGAACGGGGTGCCGCTTGTGGAGATCCGCCTCGAGTACGACGACGCGAGGCAGGCCGGAAAGATGATCGTGCTGCTGGGCGCGGCCACCATCCTCACCGGCTGGCTCATGGACATCAACCCTCTGGACCAACCCGCGGTGGAATTGGGCAAGCGCCTCGCCAAGGCGCGCCTGGGCGCGGATGGGCTCACCGAGGAAACGGCGGACCTGAACGCCTTCCTCACGTCGCAGAGGGACGAACGGGAGTTCTGA
- a CDS encoding sensor histidine kinase, giving the protein MNQTQNSGERPLQFVKLLSWSVMTLILGSSLALSIFISKTAENALLKKQEQFGLLLAENLSHQVYTRFALPVMIRYGRISLSEEDQFNRLDQVVRNTIHSFRVRELHIFSKDGTVTYSLDTDEMGKPGSDQKDLDAVADAYQNERFKAKIIENISKFRALVSIRNPKPGSIMLKAYYPLRAEQNLAAISDNPIMGILEFEQDITEEYMAVINLERLIVALSLLTSLVLFILIMTLMRRAERLNMQRIEEKELLERELHQQEKLAGMGRMVAGVAHEIRNPLGIICSSSELILKKARKEENPHTRLIEAVHEEAKRLSRTVGEFLDYARPKHPNLFDLDVGRILDQVAVFLEPECEKLGVTIDRIYHGDLSARGDKDLLYRAFYNIVSNAMQAMEKGGKVSVSAVGDNGVVHVTVSDTGPGFDEESLGKVRDPFFTTKDTGTGLGLAIVNSIMESHKAQFQIGNNAEGGARIDMIIPK; this is encoded by the coding sequence TTGAACCAGACGCAGAACAGCGGCGAAAGGCCGCTTCAGTTCGTCAAGCTGCTCTCTTGGAGCGTGATGACCCTCATCCTCGGGTCCAGTTTGGCGCTTTCCATCTTCATTTCCAAAACGGCCGAAAACGCCCTGCTCAAGAAGCAGGAGCAGTTCGGCCTTTTGCTTGCCGAAAACCTCAGCCACCAAGTTTACACCCGTTTCGCCCTGCCGGTCATGATCCGCTATGGCCGCATCAGCCTGAGCGAGGAGGACCAGTTCAACCGTCTGGATCAGGTGGTGCGCAACACCATCCACAGCTTCCGGGTGCGCGAGCTGCACATCTTCTCCAAGGACGGCACGGTGACCTATTCGCTGGACACCGACGAGATGGGCAAGCCGGGCAGCGACCAGAAGGATCTCGACGCGGTCGCCGACGCCTACCAGAACGAACGATTCAAAGCCAAGATCATCGAGAACATCTCCAAGTTCCGCGCGCTGGTCAGCATCCGGAACCCCAAGCCGGGGTCCATCATGCTCAAGGCCTACTACCCGCTGCGGGCCGAGCAGAACCTGGCCGCCATCTCGGACAATCCCATCATGGGCATCCTGGAATTCGAGCAGGACATCACCGAGGAATACATGGCCGTCATCAACCTGGAACGGCTTATCGTGGCCCTTTCCCTGCTCACCTCCCTGGTGCTCTTCATCCTGATCATGACCCTCATGCGCCGGGCCGAAAGGCTGAACATGCAGCGGATTGAGGAAAAGGAACTTCTGGAACGCGAGCTGCATCAGCAGGAAAAGCTGGCGGGCATGGGCCGCATGGTGGCCGGGGTAGCGCACGAGATCCGCAACCCCCTGGGCATCATCTGCTCCAGCTCCGAGCTGATCCTCAAGAAGGCCAGGAAGGAAGAGAATCCGCACACCCGGCTCATCGAGGCCGTGCACGAGGAGGCCAAGCGGCTTTCCCGCACCGTGGGGGAATTCCTGGACTACGCCCGGCCCAAGCATCCGAACCTGTTCGACCTGGACGTGGGCCGGATCCTGGACCAGGTGGCCGTGTTTCTGGAGCCCGAATGCGAGAAGCTGGGCGTGACCATCGACCGCATCTACCACGGCGACCTTTCGGCCCGGGGGGACAAGGACCTTCTGTACCGCGCCTTCTACAACATCGTTTCCAACGCCATGCAGGCCATGGAAAAGGGCGGCAAGGTCAGCGTCAGCGCCGTGGGTGACAATGGCGTGGTGCACGTGACCGTCTCGGACACGGGGCCGGGTTTTGACGAGGAGAGCCTGGGCAAGGTGCGCGACCCGTTCTTCACCACCAAGGACACGGGCACGGGCCTGGGGCTGGCCATCGTCAACTCCATCATGGAAAGCCACAAGGCCCAGTTCCAGATCGGCAACAATGCCGAGGGCGGGGCGCGCATCGACATGATCATCCCGAAGTAA
- a CDS encoding XTP/dITP diphosphatase → MDTIVLATNNKGKIREFAELLKPLGVEVKPLSDFPEIGDIVEDGETFRDNALIKARTVCKATGLVAVADDSGLEVDHLGGAPGVYSARFAGDGHDDHANNEKLLKELDGVPDEKRTARYRCIMAAVAPNGEEITTEGSYEGRIGYEYRGEGGFGYDVIFVDPELGRHVAEISAELKHSRSHRGKAIRRMLEIWPGFWEKARK, encoded by the coding sequence GTGGATACGATCGTTCTGGCTACCAACAACAAGGGGAAGATCCGGGAATTCGCGGAACTGCTCAAGCCTTTGGGCGTGGAAGTGAAGCCCCTGTCCGATTTCCCCGAGATCGGCGACATCGTGGAGGACGGCGAGACCTTCCGGGACAATGCGCTCATCAAGGCGCGCACCGTGTGCAAGGCCACCGGCCTGGTGGCGGTTGCCGACGACTCCGGCCTGGAGGTGGACCACCTGGGCGGCGCGCCGGGCGTCTACTCGGCCCGTTTCGCGGGCGACGGCCACGACGACCACGCCAACAACGAAAAGCTGCTCAAGGAACTGGACGGCGTGCCCGACGAAAAACGCACGGCCCGGTACCGCTGCATCATGGCGGCCGTGGCTCCCAACGGCGAGGAAATCACCACCGAGGGCTCCTACGAGGGCCGCATCGGCTACGAATATCGCGGCGAAGGCGGCTTCGGCTACGATGTCATCTTCGTGGACCCGGAACTGGGCAGGCACGTGGCCGAGATCTCGGCGGAGCTCAAGCATTCCCGCTCCCACCGGGGCAAGGCCATCCGCAGGATGCTGGAGATCTGGCCCGGCTTCTGGGAAAAGGCGCGGAAATAA
- a CDS encoding two-component system sensor histidine kinase NtrB, translating to MVSSQVVDGKRYSIGVIGDLPALMAFWETFRDQANDAVLGEIGIVAAAFPGQGALPGLYQPVGSIRTYTNYQEMLEKHPEINLVIEATGRPSFVAELRATLPSHITLVEQTAANFFIKLLTQDKMWVACKLDLLHTQSMLKTIIDQMDEEILFLDLDGRVLDSNQKARDRADMPSRKIIGRDLHAIFTGMHAMGNEEHDCPFQQTLHTDERGEALASYVGEDGRVQYYRIYTYPIHDEAGNLCNVVAMRRNITRRMEMEQRLQQSEKLASIGELSTYIAHEIRNPLFTISGFANSLVRNKSVDDKVREKLNIILEESRRLDIILKSIINFTRPTEAEITMVDINELVTSTMEVMGLGLSQQHIELVRELEAGMAMVKANPEVIKQCLINLVKNAIEAMPEGGVLTIATGMNRDYATLTVEDTGVGIEPEVREKIFSPFFSTKGKGSGLGLAMTRKIMDEIGGEVDLTSSVGKGTRITLLLPPILAVAESPAPE from the coding sequence ATGGTGTCCAGTCAAGTAGTCGACGGCAAACGCTATTCCATCGGCGTGATCGGGGATCTCCCCGCGCTCATGGCCTTCTGGGAAACATTCCGGGACCAGGCCAATGACGCCGTCTTGGGCGAAATCGGCATCGTGGCCGCCGCCTTCCCGGGCCAGGGAGCCCTGCCCGGCCTGTACCAGCCGGTCGGGTCCATCCGCACCTACACCAATTACCAGGAGATGCTCGAAAAGCATCCGGAAATCAACCTGGTCATCGAGGCCACGGGGCGTCCGTCCTTTGTGGCCGAGCTCCGGGCGACCCTGCCGTCCCACATCACGCTGGTGGAACAGACGGCCGCCAACTTCTTCATCAAGCTGCTGACCCAGGACAAGATGTGGGTGGCCTGCAAGCTGGACCTGCTGCACACCCAGAGCATGCTCAAGACCATCATCGACCAGATGGACGAGGAGATCCTGTTCCTGGACCTGGACGGCCGGGTACTGGACTCCAACCAGAAGGCCCGCGACCGGGCCGACATGCCCAGCCGGAAGATCATCGGCCGCGACCTGCATGCCATTTTCACGGGCATGCATGCCATGGGCAACGAAGAGCACGACTGTCCCTTCCAGCAGACCCTGCATACCGACGAACGCGGCGAGGCCCTTGCCTCATACGTCGGAGAGGACGGGCGCGTCCAGTACTATCGCATCTACACCTACCCCATCCACGACGAGGCGGGCAACCTGTGCAACGTGGTGGCCATGCGCCGCAACATCACCCGCCGCATGGAAATGGAGCAGCGGCTGCAGCAGTCCGAAAAACTGGCCTCCATCGGCGAGCTTTCCACGTACATCGCCCATGAGATCCGCAACCCCCTGTTCACCATCAGCGGGTTCGCCAACTCCCTGGTGCGCAACAAGTCCGTGGACGACAAGGTGCGGGAAAAGCTGAACATCATTCTCGAGGAATCGCGCCGCCTGGACATCATCCTCAAGAGCATCATCAATTTCACCCGGCCCACCGAGGCCGAGATCACCATGGTGGACATCAACGAGCTGGTCACTTCCACCATGGAGGTCATGGGGCTCGGCCTGTCCCAGCAGCACATCGAACTGGTCAGGGAGCTGGAGGCGGGCATGGCCATGGTCAAGGCCAACCCCGAGGTCATCAAGCAATGTCTCATCAACCTGGTCAAGAACGCCATCGAGGCCATGCCCGAAGGCGGGGTGCTGACCATTGCCACGGGCATGAACCGGGACTACGCAACCCTCACCGTGGAAGACACGGGCGTGGGCATCGAGCCCGAGGTGCGTGAAAAGATCTTCAGCCCCTTCTTCAGCACCAAGGGCAAAGGCTCGGGCCTGGGGCTGGCCATGACCCGCAAGATCATGGACGAGATCGGCGGCGAAGTGGACCTGACCAGCTCCGTGGGCAAGGGCACGCGCATCACCCTGCTCCTGCCGCCCATTCTTGCGGTTGCGGAATCCCCGGCTCCCGAGTAA
- the rimO gene encoding 30S ribosomal protein S12 methylthiotransferase RimO: protein MIETKPLSVLTISLGCPKNRVDTERLLGALGTGVRPVDEVAGADLVLINTCGFIEPAVEESVSTILGTVQDMEDMTGKRPVLAVAGCLVSRYGSDLMSEMPEVDLWLSTDELERWPGMVEKALGRTADESLPRSLSTGPGYAYLKISEGCSHDCKFCTIPSIRGAHRSWTVDYLAEEAARLVSGGVPELIVVGQDSTHYGSDLGLKNGLQQLLEALLPLPGLEWLRLMYLYPAGLTESLLSFLRDAGKPFLPYFDIPLQHAHPEVLSSMGRPFAHNPDKVVERVRKYFPEAALRTTFIVGYPGETDEHFQQLMDFVERTRFHHLGVFPYWPEDGTPAAAMDNQVPDEVKIERRDALMELQSSISEEIMAGYVGEKLPVLVEEPSPEWPGLFTGRTWFQAPEVDGITYVSAEPGVELVPGTIVEAEIEQAQTYDLVGLV, encoded by the coding sequence ATGATAGAGACGAAACCCCTTTCCGTGCTGACCATCAGCCTTGGCTGCCCCAAGAACCGCGTGGACACGGAACGCCTTCTCGGCGCGCTGGGTACGGGCGTGCGGCCCGTGGACGAGGTGGCCGGGGCCGACCTGGTGCTCATCAACACCTGCGGCTTCATCGAGCCCGCAGTGGAGGAATCGGTCTCCACCATTCTGGGAACCGTGCAGGACATGGAGGACATGACCGGGAAACGTCCGGTGCTGGCCGTGGCCGGGTGTTTGGTGAGCCGGTACGGCAGCGACCTCATGTCCGAAATGCCCGAGGTGGACCTCTGGCTGTCCACGGACGAGCTGGAACGGTGGCCCGGCATGGTGGAAAAGGCTCTGGGCCGCACCGCCGACGAGAGCCTGCCCCGCAGCCTGAGCACCGGGCCGGGATACGCCTACCTCAAGATCAGCGAGGGGTGCTCCCACGACTGTAAATTCTGCACCATTCCGTCCATCCGGGGCGCGCACCGCAGCTGGACCGTGGACTACCTGGCGGAAGAGGCCGCCCGGCTGGTTTCCGGCGGCGTGCCCGAACTGATCGTGGTGGGCCAGGACTCCACCCACTACGGCTCGGACCTGGGGCTCAAGAACGGGCTGCAACAGCTGCTGGAGGCGCTCCTGCCCCTGCCCGGCCTGGAGTGGCTGCGGCTCATGTATCTTTATCCGGCAGGGCTCACCGAAAGCCTGCTGAGCTTTCTGCGCGACGCGGGCAAGCCGTTCCTACCCTATTTCGACATCCCGCTGCAGCACGCCCATCCCGAGGTGCTCTCGTCCATGGGCAGGCCCTTTGCCCACAACCCGGACAAGGTCGTGGAGCGGGTGCGCAAGTATTTCCCGGAAGCGGCCCTGCGCACCACCTTCATTGTGGGCTATCCCGGCGAGACCGACGAACATTTCCAACAGCTCATGGACTTTGTGGAGCGGACCCGTTTCCATCACCTGGGCGTGTTTCCGTACTGGCCCGAGGACGGCACTCCCGCCGCGGCCATGGACAACCAGGTCCCGGACGAGGTCAAGATCGAACGGCGCGACGCGCTCATGGAGCTGCAATCCTCCATTTCCGAGGAGATCATGGCCGGATACGTGGGCGAAAAACTTCCCGTGCTCGTGGAGGAGCCCTCGCCGGAATGGCCGGGCCTGTTTACGGGCCGCACCTGGTTCCAGGCCCCGGAGGTGGACGGCATCACCTATGTGAGCGCCGAGCCCGGCGTGGAACTCGTTCCCGGCACCATCGTGGAGGCCGAGATCGAGCAGGCCCAGACCTACGACCTGGTGGGGCTGGTGTAG
- a CDS encoding FAD-binding oxidoreductase codes for MPPKQLTPEQESFLADLFPGTGLLTSPERVAPFSADASRLRAMPLAVVRPETAGQVAELLRWADTERMPLYPRARGTGTVGNAVPAQPGIVVSMLAMNRILDIDERDFVAVVQPGVITGDLQRAVAEKRMFYPPDPASSGFSTVGGNVSTCAGGLRAVKYGVTRDYVLGLEAVLPGGRTLRSGGRSHKDVVGLDLTRLFAGSAGKLGLITELTLKLLPRPETTASVLAGFSDIHRAMEGAAAVFGAGILPAALEFMDKATLSALELAGTSPLPREARAALLVRVDGSEAVVRAELERLETALRRTSPAQLLAGRGEDEEALWDVRRGISPASFNLKPDKLSEDIAVPRGRVAEAVDGVHAIAAKHSLTIMCFGHLGDGNIHVNIMHNASWPEEAASAARAKDEVFGLALSLGGTISGEHGTGLTKADYVARQLDPLQQNLMTDIKRLFDPHGIMNPGKGW; via the coding sequence ATGCCCCCAAAGCAGCTCACTCCTGAACAGGAATCCTTTCTGGCCGACCTTTTCCCGGGCACGGGCCTGCTGACCTCCCCCGAACGGGTGGCTCCCTTTTCCGCGGACGCCAGCCGGTTGCGCGCCATGCCCCTGGCCGTGGTGCGCCCGGAGACCGCCGGGCAGGTGGCGGAACTGCTGCGCTGGGCCGACACCGAACGCATGCCCCTGTATCCCCGGGCCCGGGGAACCGGCACCGTGGGCAATGCCGTGCCCGCGCAGCCGGGCATCGTGGTTTCCATGCTGGCCATGAATCGCATCCTGGACATCGATGAGCGGGACTTCGTGGCCGTGGTCCAGCCCGGCGTCATCACCGGCGACCTGCAGCGGGCCGTGGCTGAAAAACGCATGTTCTATCCGCCCGACCCGGCCAGTTCGGGGTTTTCCACGGTGGGCGGCAATGTCTCCACCTGTGCGGGCGGGCTGCGGGCCGTGAAGTACGGCGTGACCCGCGACTACGTGCTGGGCCTGGAGGCCGTGCTGCCGGGAGGCCGGACCCTGCGTTCGGGCGGGCGCTCCCACAAGGACGTGGTGGGCCTGGACCTCACGAGACTTTTCGCGGGCTCGGCTGGCAAGCTCGGGCTCATCACCGAACTGACGCTGAAGCTGCTGCCCAGGCCCGAGACAACGGCCTCGGTTCTGGCGGGTTTTTCCGATATCCATCGCGCCATGGAAGGTGCCGCCGCCGTGTTTGGGGCGGGCATTCTTCCGGCGGCCCTGGAGTTCATGGACAAGGCCACGCTCTCGGCCCTGGAGCTTGCCGGAACCTCGCCCCTGCCCAGGGAGGCCCGCGCCGCTCTGCTGGTGCGCGTGGACGGTTCCGAAGCCGTGGTACGGGCCGAGCTGGAACGGCTGGAAACGGCCCTGCGCCGGACCTCGCCCGCACAGCTCCTGGCGGGAAGGGGAGAGGACGAGGAAGCCCTCTGGGACGTGCGCCGGGGCATCAGCCCGGCCTCGTTCAACCTCAAGCCCGACAAGCTGAGCGAGGACATCGCGGTGCCGCGCGGCCGCGTGGCCGAGGCCGTGGACGGCGTGCACGCCATTGCCGCGAAACACAGCCTGACCATCATGTGTTTCGGGCACCTGGGCGACGGAAACATCCACGTAAACATCATGCACAATGCCTCCTGGCCCGAGGAGGCCGCCAGCGCGGCCCGGGCCAAGGACGAGGTCTTCGGGCTGGCCCTTTCCCTGGGCGGCACCATTTCGGGCGAGCACGGCACGGGCCTGACCAAGGCCGACTACGTGGCCCGGCAACTGGACCCGCTGCAACAGAATCTCATGACCGACATCAAGCGACTCTTCGACCCCCACGGGATCATGAATCCCGGAAAAGGCTGGTAA
- a CDS encoding DHA2 family efflux MFS transporter permease subunit: MLKREDLIVLSVCFGAFISCLDSYIVNISLPEIATAFNTDVVSVSAVTVYYSLLMTCSMLVWGKAADRLGARRLFLAGYVVFTLSSLACGLASSLEMLVVARCVQGVGAASLFAIGMTIVALYVPPHMLGKAYGLVATSGALGLTFGAPLGGLITGLFDWRGVFLVNVPIGILAWMLTRQAVPRTEERNEVGKPFDIMGALLSSAALFSLVWAASACERQGWQSPDFLIFSGLAVALAVLFILQERRHSSPLVNPALFRDRGFPLAVSVGMILMFTLGGVALIIPFHLIWGKGLSVETAGLVMAMFSGVGAVLSPFTGRLADKVGAARLCLAAMVLGAGASLFFANTAQMPGLTTTFIFLLVFGLGTSLFFPGGNALIMQLAPREHKGTAGAVNATSRTLGMALGASIFAALLPHHGVTGELPPGAMFVPWTFAAVVLAVALLMCFPLVTDERRKKRELREREGSGA, from the coding sequence ATGCTCAAGCGGGAAGATCTCATTGTTCTCAGCGTCTGTTTCGGCGCGTTCATCAGTTGCCTGGACAGCTATATCGTCAACATATCCCTGCCGGAGATTGCCACGGCCTTCAACACGGACGTGGTCAGCGTTTCGGCCGTCACGGTCTATTATTCGCTGCTCATGACCTGTTCCATGCTGGTCTGGGGCAAGGCCGCGGACCGCCTGGGAGCCCGCAGGCTCTTTCTGGCCGGTTACGTCGTGTTCACCCTGAGCTCCCTGGCCTGCGGCCTGGCCTCCAGCCTGGAAATGCTGGTGGTGGCCCGCTGCGTCCAGGGTGTGGGCGCGGCCTCCCTGTTCGCCATCGGCATGACCATCGTGGCCCTGTACGTGCCGCCCCACATGCTGGGCAAGGCCTACGGGCTGGTAGCCACGTCCGGGGCCCTGGGCCTGACCTTCGGCGCGCCCCTGGGAGGGCTCATCACCGGCCTGTTCGACTGGCGCGGCGTGTTCCTGGTCAACGTGCCCATCGGCATCCTGGCCTGGATGCTGACCCGCCAGGCCGTTCCCCGGACCGAGGAGAGGAACGAGGTGGGCAAGCCCTTTGACATCATGGGCGCGCTGCTCAGTTCCGCGGCCCTGTTTTCCCTGGTCTGGGCCGCTTCGGCCTGTGAGCGCCAGGGATGGCAATCCCCGGATTTCCTCATCTTTTCCGGGCTTGCCGTGGCGCTTGCCGTCCTGTTCATCCTGCAGGAGCGCCGCCATTCCAGCCCGCTGGTCAACCCGGCCCTGTTCCGGGACCGGGGATTCCCCCTGGCCGTGAGCGTGGGCATGATTCTCATGTTCACCCTGGGCGGAGTGGCCCTGATCATTCCCTTCCACCTCATCTGGGGCAAGGGGCTTTCCGTGGAAACGGCCGGGCTGGTCATGGCCATGTTCTCGGGCGTGGGCGCGGTGCTCAGTCCCTTCACCGGCAGGCTGGCCGACAAGGTGGGCGCGGCGCGGCTCTGTCTGGCGGCCATGGTCCTGGGAGCAGGCGCCTCCCTGTTTTTCGCCAATACCGCCCAGATGCCGGGCCTGACCACCACCTTCATTTTTCTGCTGGTTTTCGGCCTGGGAACCAGCCTGTTCTTTCCGGGCGGCAACGCCCTGATCATGCAGCTGGCCCCCCGGGAACACAAGGGAACCGCGGGCGCGGTCAACGCCACCTCGCGCACCCTGGGCATGGCGCTGGGCGCTTCCATTTTCGCGGCCCTGCTGCCGCACCACGGCGTTACCGGCGAGCTGCCCCCCGGGGCCATGTTCGTGCCCTGGACCTTTGCGGCCGTGGTCCTGGCCGTGGCCCTGCTGATGTGTTTCCCGCTGGTCACGGACGAGCGCCGCAAGAAGCGTGAACTGCGCGAGCGCGAAGGGAGCGGGGCCTAA
- a CDS encoding (Fe-S)-binding protein, translating into MDCILCGKCLEVCPLLRATGREELGPRAKADLSALLRGDAVALDAEDVARLAGLCLGCRRCREKCPQGVDVPALVAGLRAEHPDFRAWLWKTWLKRARELWPSSGMAAKLIPEKFQPERLAPFLKALSLLRGGPHVRPFVAVEALPDLRGETVLLFSGCTARYVRKEWRRAAEKLLEAMNAGLHKDKFECCGMGLESAGFGPDAARMREKNIRAWRRAGKPRVVTLCVSCHKGLADYADGFEDAAEAGEWAEALTPISALLLDGRYMLTENAPARVGYHRPCHATGNDLDHALLASVLGERLPTPDGRECCGFGGIMQLGAPELCSQVNERCWQSLAGSETVITGCSACAAQLTATAPEGVRVGHWLEMFDL; encoded by the coding sequence ATGGACTGCATCCTGTGCGGCAAATGCCTGGAGGTCTGCCCCCTGTTGCGGGCCACGGGCCGCGAGGAGCTGGGGCCGCGCGCCAAGGCGGACCTGTCCGCCCTGCTGCGGGGGGACGCCGTGGCGCTCGACGCCGAGGATGTGGCCCGTCTGGCCGGGCTGTGCCTGGGCTGCCGGCGCTGCCGGGAAAAATGCCCGCAGGGCGTGGATGTCCCGGCCTTGGTGGCCGGGCTGCGCGCCGAGCATCCGGATTTCCGGGCCTGGTTGTGGAAGACCTGGCTCAAGCGGGCTCGGGAGCTGTGGCCCAGCTCCGGCATGGCCGCCAAGTTGATTCCCGAAAAATTCCAGCCCGAACGGCTGGCCCCGTTTCTCAAGGCCCTTTCCCTGCTCAGGGGCGGCCCGCATGTGCGGCCGTTCGTGGCCGTGGAGGCGCTGCCCGATCTCCGGGGCGAAACCGTGCTGCTTTTTTCCGGGTGCACGGCCCGGTATGTGCGCAAGGAGTGGCGCAGGGCGGCCGAGAAGCTGCTCGAGGCCATGAACGCCGGGCTCCACAAGGATAAGTTCGAATGCTGCGGCATGGGCCTGGAGTCCGCCGGTTTCGGCCCGGACGCGGCCAGGATGCGCGAGAAAAACATTCGGGCCTGGCGCAGGGCCGGGAAGCCCCGGGTCGTGACCCTGTGCGTTTCCTGCCACAAGGGCCTGGCCGACTATGCGGACGGCTTCGAGGACGCGGCCGAGGCAGGGGAGTGGGCCGAGGCGCTGACCCCCATTTCCGCGCTTTTACTGGATGGTCGTTATATGCTAACCGAAAACGCTCCTGCGCGGGTGGGGTATCACCGCCCCTGCCATGCGACCGGGAACGATCTGGATCATGCCCTGCTGGCGTCAGTCCTTGGGGAGCGACTGCCGACGCCGGACGGGCGTGAATGCTGCGGGTTCGGCGGCATCATGCAGCTCGGCGCGCCCGAGCTCTGCTCCCAGGTTAATGAGCGCTGCTGGCAGAGCCTCGCGGGCTCGGAAACGGTGATCACGGGCTGTTCGGCCTGCGCCGCGCAGCTCACGGCCACGGCTCCCGAAGGGGTTCGGGTGGGCCACTGGCTGGAAATGTTCGATTTGTAG